The Sander vitreus isolate 19-12246 chromosome 10, sanVit1, whole genome shotgun sequence genome contains the following window.
GGCTGGATCGATGTTGGTATCGGCGCTGATACTGACCTTATTAAgcaaattgaaatgaaatagtgtcattgtaaaataaagtgtttcctCAATTAGTTACATGTATTCAGTCACAGCAGGCCACGGACTCTGTTTTTAATGCCTATATGTCACCTTACATAAAAATGATTCTGCACTGGAGAGAAAAAGATGGCTCAGTGTATCACTAGCATGAAATAAAATTGCATCTACCTATACAAGACATATAATAAGATTGTAGCCATTTTGCCCACCTCTACATCTATTATTTGTAAAGATAATGCATTAAACTGATGGATGTCACTTTCCTGATGTCCTAACTGTACTAAATAACCATTCAAGCATGCCTATTTGACTGAGGATCCCTGTTGCATTCAATGTAGGCTAATTGTATGACACTATGCCTTGACACACAACCTTCAATCATATTCTTAAGTCAAGGGGACTTAAAGGACACCCTGAAACTCCATGAAAAGACACAAACCAAGTCACTATGTGATACAATGTGGTTATACTGATGTGTTTTGGACAACTATGATGTACATGTCACAGAGGCTACACAGAAAATGTTAATGACTCGGAtacatttattgttggttttagtcttttcattggatttgttgacaacaaTAAAAATTGAGAATATTGCCAGCCTTTAGCCCTCCTCAGACAGGTTAGGTACacaaaaaacaaggaaaaatcTAAACTATTATGTTACCCAATGTTAAATAAAGCAGAAGAGAATCTGCTGTTTTATCAAGCCATGTGGAATCCTAACCACCCGGAGAAAACCTTTGACAACATGTGAATTCAGTTTTTAATTCAACTTTAAACCAAACGGTGAAACTGCACTTGCACCTGCagggagaaaacaaaaaagagagacatcGCACCGAACTAATCTAACGGGACATTTGCTTGGTTACATGTTTTACATTGTTAGTGAGAAACTTGACGTATGTATTGAAGTATGTACAGTACTGCGTGTTATCttgactctctctctcaatgACCGACCCGTCTTTTGTCCAGACACCACAACTCAATTAACAGTGTAAAGATATTATGATGCAGCAATAACAAGTCACACGATTGTTATGTTAATTCACAACAGCACGTAAACTAATCAGTGTGCAATCGTGACTCGACGGTTAACAGAAAGCTTGTCTCTTTTTatccaaataatttttttaaagaaaaaaagaaaaagatgtttGTTTTGAGTTTGTTGAGCGTCAAGTTGGCAGGCTGGCTAGCTCTTAGCATTGCTAATCATTTAACTTCATTGCTAACGTATGCTTATGGTAGCTTCTGTTAACTGACATAAATCGTTGCTGAATTCAAGCCAGTCTACACATTCAGTTCACTGTCTATAAGATACGACTCGATGACAGTTTAAATGTCTACATGTTAACTTGTTTGGTTAGCAACTTAACTGCACCAGCtgtgtaacgttagccaacGATGCCAGCTAACTTACCGAAGCTAACTAGTCAACAAGGCTAGCTTGAGTTCGTGTGCTAGGAGAAAGCTCTTGAACTATCTGTGATGGGTTTATGGCCGGTGGATCAAGTGGGGTTAAAATGTTATCCGACAGATGTAGAAGCAGCGTGAATCACAGCTTTACAAAATAATCCCTATCGCTGAACCAACTCACCCTAACGACACACCGTCCATCCTCACGGAGTCAGATACAAGAGCAGGCAGCGCTGTGCAGCTGCGCAAAGATTGTGTATTACGGAGATGAATCACTCCGTACTTAAAAAAatggacatatatatatatatatatatatatatatatatatatatatatatacacacatatatatatatatatacacacatatctaTGCATACACATGCAGTTTAGTATGAAAGCCGATTTCCGCCATAAAGAGAAACTTAATGAGAacatttctcaaaataatgagttaGTATCTCCAAATAATGATTTAGTGGCCTATGTTTTGAGAactattttgagatattaactCATTCTTTTAAGATACTTTAAGTTTCTAATTTTAATGACTTAGCTTGGCTTCCATAGTTAGAATTTTGGTATGACACATTCTGTGCAAAAAGAAagaatttcatatttaatttttGATAATTATCTTTATTGGATGTTCCAAGTTATACAGGCTACAACAATATACACTGGAGGTTGTGTGAGTAAGGATGCCGTCCAAGTTGGTAAGCATCCTGAACGTCTTCCATCCCCTCCACGACCACGACATGCTGGTTAAGAAAGGGGAGCATCTTCAGCCAAAGACTCATACCCCAAGATGTTCCACCGATGGGCACAGGAGGTCGTTGCTGCCGGTGGCGTCAAACCTTTTAATTCATCCCAACTCTGTTGCAGGACGGACATCCGTGGACTGGGAGGATGCTGAGGTCCCTGTACTCACTCACTTACTGTAACTGGACTCACATTTTCATTCTTTACAATCTCTTTAACTTTGGCAAAGTGCAATTAATATCTTTTTTGTACATATCATTTATAATAACCTCCCTTTTGCACACCCAATGCATATCCAATCTGCCCACTTTATGCACGTTTAAAAGGCATACAACCGAGCAGCAACCGTAGTCTGGTCTCAGTTACATCAACAGGATTTGATGCTGCAATGAAAGAAATTAACGATGCACATGAATAATGTATAGCACTTAAGAATTGTGCTATAGAAAGGTGCTTTGCCTTGGGAGTGTGATGACATGCTGCAGCATAAGTGTTTAGTCTGATTAATAAATGAAGCCATAACATCCATAATTTATCAGCATTAATACATACTTGAGTTTCTCTTTTACAGAAAGACTTGCTCCAGAGGAGCCTTCTTTCTGTACTGAGAAACCGGGTCAGAGTGAAAGCTCACACTTTTCTGCTGCAGTGCACCTACTGTCTTgcgggtatatatatatatatgtatatatatgtacacaaaaATCTATTAAATGAAATTtggaaaattacatatttagtAAGTTTAAAAAGGTGTTATGAATCAAGTGTAGTGACGttcttaaaatgtattactgACTGCATGCGTGTGGGTTTATGAAAGTAAActaaactttttttctgaaaacaccGAGTACATATCAGACTGCATCCATGTGGATTGGCTTATTCGCTCATTGTATTGAAGGTTGCATGTCAATTATTCTCCAAAAACCTGGTATCAGGagcaaccatagacagtatataagaagggAGCAACTCAGCTAAATGCACACAATCAGATTCTCCTATTCCAAGTAAATAAAATGGCCGATGAAAACGCATGCATTTGCAGGCAACACTCCCTCCTGGTGGTAGCTTTGTGAAATCAATTCATAAGGTTACAAAAGGCAGATTATCCAAGTATTGGTGATAAAATGCATCAAACTCCAACTACCACAGAGATTTTAATGCACCTGCTGAAATGCAACCCACACGATTTGAATTAAGACTACGAGATATGATAgattttcaaaacattaaaaactttaATAAAAGCAGAATCAAACAGGGGTGAAATGAACACATGGATTTGAAAACAGTTTTAATCTAAACAAAAACCTGAAAATGGGAcgggtggaaaaaaaaataataatttacagaTAACAGTCCGTGACATTTCTCCAAAAAATACTTTGTCACGAAAGTGTTTTAAATCAAGAAACTCAAGCAATCGAGTCCCATGCTGCCCGACACTGCCACCAACATTACTTAAAACCCTGAGTTCATGATGCAAAAATAACACACATCTGGCTAGTTTGCAAGACAAACAAACTCAATTCTGAGTTGGGAAGCAGTGACTGACATTGATTAACGTTACGGCTTTACAAATGGTTCAAAGCAAGTCTTTTCCCAACATAACAAAAGTACAATTCAATAATTCACAATTCTTAGTAGTAAAGTCCATATGTGTGGAATAAGATGACAGATGGGGACCGGATGGTGGAGCCAGGGTCCAGAGGACAGCCTCATTCATTCCGTGTGGGTGATGGGCAATGCTCCCTTATCTGAACTCAACAAAGACCCCCCCCTCACCCGGGCatgtgtgtgcgggtgtgtgtgtgtttgtgtgtgtgtaaattcaAGTTCGCTGTAATCAGAATTTCCCCCATGGACATCACAAAACTTGAGGGAGCCCTTAATACCCACCACTGaatccaccaccaccaccccggCCGTAGCCACCGCCGCCTCTGTTGTAAGGAGGCGCGCTCCTGTGAGCGTTGTAGGTGCCCTTCACTGCACCATAACTAGAGTGCTGCTGTCCGTAGCCATCCCCAAAGTCACCATTACTGTATCCACCCCCCATCTGGTTGTCATATCCTCCCTCGTCGTATCCCCCATATGCCCCGTATCCTCCGTATCCTCCACCGCCGCCACCGTTGTAACCCCCGCCATAGCCGCCACCGTAATTGCTGCCGTAGCCGCCTCCGTAGCCACCACCTCCTCTTCCGCCGCCATAGCTTTGCATCCCCCTTCCTCGACCTCTTCCGCGGCCACCGGTGGACATCTCCTGCTTGGTCAGAGCTTTCTTCACCTCCACCTTGTTCCCGTTGATGACGTGGTACTTTGTCAGCACTGCTTTGGTGGCGGAGTCAGTGTCCTCGAAGAAGACAAAGCCGAAGCCCCTCTTCCTACCGGTCTGCTTGTCAGAGATGATCTCGGCCTTCTCCACCACGCCGAACTGGGAGAAGTACTCGGTCAGGTTGTCTGCCTCGATGTGGTCTTTCACACCGCCGACAAAAATTTTCTTAACGTTGGCGAGGATGTCAGGGTTATTAGCATCCTCTCGTGCTATGGCCCTTTTCAATTCCACGTCGTGGCCTTCGACGACATGTGGCTTAGCCGCCATTGCAGCGTCGGCCTCCTCCGGTGTCGAGTAGGTGATAAAGCCGAAACAGCGGGACCGGCCGAGCTGCTGGTTCATGACCACAACGCAGTCATTGAGCGTGCCAAACTGTTCAAAATACTTGCGGACGCCATCTTCTGTGGTCTCCACGTTGAGGCCTCCGACAAAAAGCTTGCAAAGTTTGGTGGCCATGATTAAATTTCTTCTGAGGATGGTAAGCGGAGACCGTCCCTCTTCGTCTTCTTCAATGAGCAACGTCAGGGCGGGCCTTTGGCTCACTTGCCATCGTAAGACGTTACCGTCGCTGATTGGTCACCTTGAAAAAAATCACCAGTCTCATTGGCTCACAAGCGTTTCACGTTGTTGCTGCCTTCGAATGCTGTCGGGAATCTTAGATTCAATTGCTGAGGAGTAAGGAAAGTGTGAATTTCAACCTTTTGTGGTCGTTCGTTTTGTTTTAGTACAATACAAAGCACATAAATAAAGCTATGTCCCGATTTATTAACCTATTCTTATATCATTGGTACTGTATAACCACCGAACACAGCATATATGATGCCTACTTAAATATAACAGCCATCACTCTTTCATCATGGTTAATAAAGCACTGATGCTCTTAGATAGtacttttgaaaatgaaaataattttagAATTGAAAGTAGGGATtatatattaattatttaaaatgcGATTTGAAGGGCATGCACATTTTCTAATACATATGGTCTGGTGTGTTGCCTAGAAAATGGCATAATCTATTTAACATAatggctatttatttattgcttcaggacagagagacagtggtTGACTAGTGTGACAAGTGGTCACATTGGCCTTGAACCCATAGCAAAAATATACAAGGAAGAACAAACACTGAGCCAACAAAAAATTGTGCAGACAGTTCTGGTTTCTTTGAAGAACAGTGCTGACACACTTTGGTGATTTTtgctatttttacaaaatgtaaatgatttactgtatactactgtataTGTCTAACATGTTACTCTGTGGCTGTGCACATTTTTCAAATATGGTCTTCCTTGTGAGTTGAATGATCAGTGCTTAACATCTCAGATTTGTGCTTTTAAGTTGTGAAATAGTTTAAACTACAGTTAAATTAGCTCTGAGATAGCTTTGATAAGTCAAGTCaatcttatttatatattacaaATTTCCTTCAAGGGGCTTTACAATTTGTACAGCATACAACATCCTCTGTTATTGATTAAGAAAAATCAAAATTCCCTTTAGGAGGAAACCTCAGAAAAAGCAACAGAGGAGGGATCCCTCTTCCAGGACAGGGAGAACTGGTCACACTGGTCTTGAACCCATtgcaaaaatataaacaaacgaTAAATAGTGCTGACCCACTTAGGTGATTTTTGCCTCAAAGGGCTGTGAACAGTTTAGGTTAGCTGAAGTCAGTCTTTTCACAGTAAGTAAGCCTCTTTCCCCAAAGCTGCTGGAAAAAGACTATTCAATGTGCTTCTCCAACATAGTTCAAAAGAATCCACAGCACATCAATGCATGTTGCGACATGCCCAGGTTTTGAGCCAGTACTAGCTGTTATAGCTGTTTTCTGCAGATTAACTAGATTTGTCACCAGGAAAGCTGCAGTGTTGGGTTTGggaagcatgttttttttgttgtcatttgttttaaatgtaccaCTAGCACCACACTCAGCTCCTTATATTTGATGTGTTTGACTCCCAACTCAAATTCTACAATCTTAAAgggtaccctgtggagtttcAGACTTCTAGCAGGCCATGGAGCTAGGGCTGCATgatgtgaggaaaatatctaattgcgattatttttgactgatattgcgattgcgatatgatgcATGATATTGGAGGAAATTATCATTTtggtgatttttgcgaggatctgtaccaaaagaTTGTTTCTTTAGTCTGTCGGATACAATTTCTAggccgggacatctctgcagcacctcAATACTTAATtaagaatggtttgacacatattttgcctttaacaactATTGCTCCCCcgtgcgatttggatattgcactagtccatattgcgatttcgatgaaattgcgattaattgtgcagccctatatgGAGCATCATTTTTTAACGTGTGTCCCAGTTTTGTCTTTTGCACATGCATGTGATACCCACTCCTGCTAATGATTTTACACTGTACCACTGACCTACAGGTGAGCCAGTGAACAATCCAGGatttaaaatactaaaatatCAGCTCTGAAATGCACTTAAACACATATGTTAGACCTCCAGGATACACACAATGATTTTTGGTGactaacactgaatgtaaacataacttttgtttgtttacatgtgaaCTCCACGGGGCTCCTTTAAAATTGTCAAAATACTTGTGCATATATACAGAGGTGATACCCATCACAAAATTACGTTTACAAATCCTTTGGTTTCACTTGAAACAAAAACTTTGCACTACCACAGGCCAGCCAAGTTGCTTATACCTGCACCAAAAAAATGACACGTCTCCAAATGCACTCAGATTAGATTTGACATGAACCTGGTTGAGTGAAACATGATATCCACAACTTTAGAGCTTTGGCCTCATCTCTGCAAACCTCATCTGTCCAGTCAGTGTGACCACCAATTCAAAACCTTATTTCAACTCCTTCGTGGCAGGTATCACTAGGGGAGACATGCAACCAAACTATACTCAATGTAAATAAGTAAGATAACAAGTCTCagtgtataaaaatatataatttattgtAGATTCATAAAAAGCACAGCCAACATAACAGAGGCTTCCTTTTCCTATGGGATGATCAGAAATCGTCAAGCACCATTATCCTATAAAAAGGATAGAGAACAAAAGTAAAATTTTCACTCCACTCCCAACAGCATCACTTAAACAGTATTTGTGTCACACACGACATAGCAAGTTAGGAGTCACTAGTGCTGCTGAAACGTCACAGTACATCAGACAGGATTTAAAAATGCCCTTCCTccaattttataaaactaaAGGGTACTTGTTATGCGTTGGCTTGTTTTTTCATATCCTTCCAGCAAAGACAAAGTGTACATTTAAATTTTCTCCAATAGCAGTGGTTGTTACAATCAAGGCACCAATGCTAAATCCAGGAAGCAAGTCAAGGTTATTCTGTCAGATGTATTGTTTGTTCATCATGCAGTTTAATGTTAAACTTTATGGTTACTGGAgctcattaaaataaatgaccGTTAAATTTGTCTCTGTGAGAGCACTTCCCAGTAGTGATTTTTGCTCCAtcctttacatttaaaataaaaacagcttaCCAACAATACATGGTCAGCAGACTTAAAGACGTAACAGTAGACCAGATTGCTTCAAGCATGCAAGTCTGAAATTAaaactggggaaaaaaaacaatgctgcaCCTCTTCTTCTGAAATTTTCATAATGTATACATATTCTGTAATACAATTCTTAGGCCAATGTTGGTATTTACACCCCCAGAGCCCGTTACATGCAATTACATTTTGGTGCATTAAAAGGACTAgtgcaaaaaacattaaatattgcCCAATATTCTGACCACTATGATCAACTTTTTTCACCTAGCAACTTACATAGATTCAGCAACACCCACTGTTGTCTTCAGGTGCAGAAGTGCATTGTAATAAAGTAAACTCAGCCAAAGTTTGCAGCCTTTAGTCCATTACTAGTTTACAGGCACTGCATCAAGCTGCAGAGGTGAACTGCAATCCGCATTGATCCTGTCAGCCAACAGACCTTCAGAAAATTTAGTATGTCTAATAtaaattttttttcccccccccacatcCCAGTACATAGCGCACGCCATCAATGCTGTTCAGTAACATTGAAACGTGAAGGTCTTGTGAGGTTTACATGCAGTATCTTGCCCATCAAGGACTCTTACTTCCTGATTTAAGTTACTGTAAGACACGTGGGGTTGTGTAAGCATGTGACTTTCCATTGTTCCTGGTCTTGAAACGTCTGCAGACAAATGTTCATCAACACATGTTAAACCTCAAAGCTCTGTTATAGAGTTTCTTTGGGGCCACATGCAAAATGGTTAAGCAGTTCACATTTCATTAACACATACCAcagaaaagggaagaaaaaaaaaagttcaggtATTCCTAATTTGGAAACACAGCAATAGTGCCAAGCTCTCACACACAACCTGTTATTTAGGCGTTTAAATAAAACCTGtagacttaaaaaaaacccaagacaaacattgtaatcaaacattttattttgaatccCACAGTGCCCAGAGTGCAAATTCTCCCAGGTCATCAGCATCAGAGTAAGTGGTCTTAAAATAAATCTGAGGTCAAAAGGGGATTAAAAGATTAATGGaacacttaaataaaaaaaaatattcacataaaattatgtttttatgactCCGTTTAATACCGAATACTTGCCTGTAAAAGTCCTTTTAATCAAGGACACAATCACTCCAACATAGCACTTTGCAGATCCATTATTAATAGTCAGTGCTGGTCATTGGGAAGAGAACATTTACAATTGCACTGGGACACTGTGTTATCAAAATTCCCCTAAACTTTATAACCCACCAAAtcttcaataaaacattttagaatAAAACCCATGTTAGACTCTTCAAAATGCATTTAGACCACACTGGGGAATCCTTGTGAAAACTGACTTCACCTGAGGGGGAGAAGGCACAACCACTCTCCGGTTCCCCAGTCGTGGAGAAACACACCCCATCGATTTCAGGGTGATGTCCTCATGCCCAGGTTACCGTAGCAACCTGGAGGagatgggagagaaacagagtgagAAACTGGACAGAGCAAGGTTTTCTGGAAGAGACACCAATTTACTCGTTCCATTATTTCATTTAATGGTGGAACAAAATTTGGGTCCCCTTCCACCCACTTTAAGTTCATTAAAGACCAAATTAAGTAACCCCTccccattttgtttttatttaatattagcTATATAAGACGCATTGAGCTATGATTAAAGTGTCAGTTATGTTGTTTAAAATTAACTAAAAGGCACACTTGTGCACCATCTCAAAGATATTCCATACATGGTTGACCAACACAGAGTGAAGACAGGTTGATTTACATACCTAGTTTGCTGGATGTGGATATCCTAAAGAGATATTTCAGACTCCTATCACAATCGACCCCAGGTAATCAACAGGGTCCTGATGTATCCTATAAACAAACTGCTACGGCTATTATGGCTGGGATAGCATACTGGAATACGAGTAAGAACACCTAATAGGAAGTAGGAATAATCAGATAAATATCAGAGCCCTCATGCCCACAAATTGATGTATTCAAATatgtcaaaaagtaaaaaaaatatttaaaaaagtcattACTATTATAAAAACCACATAATTTTAAAACAAGGTCAAACCCTACAAAGCCTACATGCATTGGCTGTGGGTAACCATTGTGTAACCATTTCACCCACCTGAGTGTAAGGGAATAAACTGGGATAGATGCCATGTAACTAAAGCAAGATGATGTCACTTATAAAACCTGTGGATAAACTTGAGGAAGCCtggttaaataagtaaaataaacTAAGCTAAGTGGTATAacgttttatttaaaatgaacatacataAAGCATACCAAAGTGTTTAACAGTAGGTTTTGTTCTCCAGACATGAAAGTATACAATATACATTAGATATTGCTACAGGGAATGAAAAATGAACAATATTTAGACTGAAACTATTACTATGCGTAAGGAGAGTTTGGGTACAGTATGGGGGAGGAAACAAGGAAACTGGATCCTGCAGTATCACGTTCCCGCCTTTGCTGAATGACTCAAGTAGATAATCATACAAGTTGATGTTATATGACAAGCTATGAAACCACAAAACATCTCCATACATTGAAATCACACGAAGATTACTCCAGGAAACAAAATCTAATTGCTTAAAATGCAAATATTAGGATAATCAGCAAAACAATCCTACATCGAAATTTGCAAAACAACGAGTGAacgcaaataaaaaatattcaacTCTAAACCACAACTACACGCGTTGGCGTGGgtacataataaaaaaagggaTCACTGTATGTTTTATTCTTCATTTTTAACGTGTCCTAGTTGAACGGCAACAGCTGCTCGTTATTATCAGGTTTGTTGGGAAGTGACCTTCCTACCTGTTTGGGGTTTGAGGTCTGAAGGTTAGGGGGTCTCTGTGTCCGTATCTCTGCCATTGTTGGATTTCACGGCAGACGCCCCGTTACTGAATTTGATTTTGGCGTCCAAATCCTGGCTGGAGGTAATTTATGgcaggggtggggggtggttaATTCGTGCAGACTCATTTAGTAGCCGCCGCCGTAGCCCCCCCTGGGGTAGCCCCCACCGCCGCCTCCTCTGGTGTAGGGAGCA
Protein-coding sequences here:
- the LOC144524129 gene encoding heterogeneous nuclear ribonucleoprotein A0-like encodes the protein MATKLCKLFVGGLNVETTEDGVRKYFEQFGTLNDCVVVMNQQLGRSRCFGFITYSTPEEADAAMAAKPHVVEGHDVELKRAIAREDANNPDILANVKKIFVGGVKDHIEADNLTEYFSQFGVVEKAEIISDKQTGRKRGFGFVFFEDTDSATKAVLTKYHVINGNKVEVKKALTKQEMSTGGRGRGRGRGMQSYGGGRGGGGYGGGYGSNYGGGYGGGYNGGGGGGYGGYGAYGGYDEGGYDNQMGGGYSNGDFGDGYGQQHSSYGAVKGTYNAHRSAPPYNRGGGGYGRGGGGGFSGGY